From a single Nostoc sp. MS1 genomic region:
- a CDS encoding peptidylprolyl isomerase, with amino-acid sequence METLSFLSIDDQPISLEQTVKYLQSSGKLGQFIGDVLRQYVIEQEIQGRDDVDINPALTEQTVIDFRLKNQLADPQAFQEWLTKNGTDYQRFHASITFNFKLEKLKTVVTQAKLPEYFIEQKIFLDRVVLSRIMVDSRELAEELQLQIAEGGSFEQLAKEYSVLDDRLVNGMMGPISRGTMPDKLRSAIDVASPGQLVGPIEIDGRYGLFRVEQFLPASLDDIQLKQALQNELFEKWLAEKIQKLTVKLQVS; translated from the coding sequence ATGGAAACTTTGTCTTTCTTAAGTATTGATGACCAACCTATCTCACTTGAACAAACAGTAAAATACCTCCAATCATCAGGAAAGTTAGGTCAATTCATTGGTGATGTGCTGCGTCAATATGTCATCGAACAGGAAATCCAAGGGCGAGACGATGTAGATATTAATCCAGCTTTAACCGAACAAACAGTGATTGATTTTCGCCTTAAAAATCAACTAGCTGACCCCCAAGCTTTCCAAGAATGGTTAACCAAGAATGGCACAGACTACCAAAGGTTCCACGCTTCAATTACTTTTAACTTCAAATTAGAAAAGTTAAAAACTGTGGTGACACAGGCAAAACTACCAGAATATTTTATTGAGCAGAAGATTTTTTTAGATCGGGTGGTATTATCCCGGATTATGGTGGATAGTCGAGAATTAGCAGAAGAATTGCAATTGCAAATTGCAGAAGGAGGCAGTTTTGAGCAATTAGCTAAAGAGTATTCTGTATTGGACGATCGCCTCGTTAATGGCATGATGGGGCCTATTAGTCGTGGTACTATGCCAGACAAGTTACGCTCTGCTATTGATGTAGCTAGTCCTGGGCAATTAGTTGGGCCTATAGAAATTGATGGACGCTATGGTTTGTTTCGAGTGGAACAATTTCTCCCAGCGTCTTTAGATGATATTCAACTCAAGCAAGCATTACAAAACGAATTATTTGAAAAATGGTTAGCAGAGAAAATTCAAAAGCTGACGGTGAAATTACAAGTGAGTTAA
- a CDS encoding peptidase domain-containing ABC transporter codes for MVSRENSKADGEITSELKLLDNESLRIKVLTSIPWTQPPLSWLTPEQKNRLEERLEIRRYRLGEKIWSSETGGYHFFIVAGKVRLREEGSGQSLAALQVGDWFGDLQKLPGEYKAVAASKDVILACWDTHLWAEISTPAMEDFWLGLVEQDNTVVENEVKPFQHTVIQAPVTPPEQTLSQPVSTPVFSYPFVSSWNTGAACLTMAAQQLENPVNLEWVQRQLRGQNPKQVVEAGEKLGLVLRRLQLSWGELRQLTFPALLQLQVESVPQPTWVIAYGIKGDRLIIANPLNPDNLCENLPQTVLEQCWDGQLWQVELISKQEKFNLNWFTPAVWKYRKLLAEVLLASLTLQLLGLGTPLITQVVIDKVMVQESLPTLDVMAIALLLIAVFESVLGILRLFIFTHTARRLDLSLSGQLFRHLLRLPLAYFESRRVGDTVARVQELEQIRQFLTGTALTVILDSIFAVVYLALMFYYNIPLTFVALAVLPLFATLTIVATPILRNWLNETFNRSADSQSFLVETITGIHSVKAHAAESVARDRWEGLFARFVRTGFKASTTSNISSNIGDFLTNFSSLLILWFGAKLVIDHKLTIGQLVAFQMLSGRVTGPLLRLVQLWQNLQQVLLSVDRIGDILNVAPEAEMGTGLVLPPLKGQVNFEQVFFRYKANTEPVLRGISFNVEPGQFVGIVGRSGSGKSTLSKLLQRLYQIESGRILIDGFDIKSADLASLRQQTSVVLQEDFLFNGSILENITLGNPNITAEQVVEAARLAVAHDFISQLPYGYETNVGERGTALSGGQRQRIALARLFLSDAPILVLDEATSALDSETEQQVLQNLKKISANRTVFLIAHRFAPLKRADLILVLEKGVIAERGTHTELLQQKGLYWSLYQRQQANV; via the coding sequence ATGGTTAGCAGAGAAAATTCAAAAGCTGACGGTGAAATTACAAGTGAGTTAAAACTTCTAGATAATGAATCGCTAAGAATCAAAGTGCTAACTTCCATACCTTGGACTCAACCGCCCCTAAGTTGGCTCACTCCTGAGCAGAAAAACCGTTTAGAAGAACGTTTAGAAATCCGGCGTTATCGACTGGGTGAAAAAATCTGGTCGAGTGAAACTGGCGGTTATCATTTTTTCATTGTGGCGGGGAAGGTGCGCTTACGGGAGGAAGGAAGCGGCCAATCTTTAGCAGCCTTACAGGTAGGAGATTGGTTTGGTGACTTACAAAAGCTACCGGGAGAATACAAAGCTGTAGCCGCTAGTAAAGATGTGATTCTGGCTTGCTGGGATACACATCTTTGGGCAGAAATATCTACTCCAGCAATGGAAGATTTCTGGTTGGGGTTAGTGGAACAGGATAATACAGTAGTTGAAAATGAAGTAAAACCTTTTCAACACACTGTTATTCAAGCACCCGTAACTCCTCCAGAACAGACGCTAAGTCAGCCAGTCTCTACACCTGTATTCAGCTATCCTTTTGTGAGTAGTTGGAATACGGGTGCTGCTTGTTTAACAATGGCAGCACAACAACTCGAAAATCCGGTGAACTTGGAATGGGTTCAACGCCAACTGCGGGGGCAAAATCCCAAACAAGTTGTAGAAGCAGGGGAAAAGCTAGGTTTAGTCTTACGACGACTGCAACTAAGTTGGGGAGAGTTGCGCCAGCTAACGTTCCCAGCTTTGCTACAGTTACAAGTTGAATCTGTTCCTCAGCCTACATGGGTAATAGCTTATGGGATAAAAGGCGATCGCTTAATTATTGCTAATCCCTTAAATCCTGATAACCTGTGTGAGAATCTCCCACAAACAGTATTAGAACAATGCTGGGATGGTCAGTTATGGCAAGTAGAACTGATATCTAAACAAGAGAAATTTAACTTAAATTGGTTCACACCAGCCGTTTGGAAATACCGCAAGCTACTCGCAGAAGTATTATTAGCATCTTTAACATTGCAGCTATTGGGGTTAGGAACACCACTAATTACCCAGGTTGTGATTGATAAAGTCATGGTACAAGAGAGTTTACCCACTCTTGATGTCATGGCGATCGCGCTTTTGTTAATAGCTGTCTTTGAGTCTGTACTGGGGATTTTGCGCTTATTTATCTTTACCCATACAGCCAGACGTTTAGATTTAAGCTTATCAGGTCAATTATTCCGTCATTTGCTACGGCTACCCTTGGCTTATTTTGAGTCACGGCGCGTAGGTGACACAGTAGCCAGAGTCCAGGAACTCGAACAAATTCGCCAGTTTCTTACAGGTACAGCCTTAACAGTAATTTTGGATAGCATCTTTGCCGTTGTTTACTTGGCATTGATGTTTTATTACAATATTCCCCTCACCTTTGTAGCGTTAGCTGTGCTGCCCTTGTTTGCCACACTGACCATAGTTGCTACACCAATTTTACGTAACTGGCTCAACGAAACCTTTAACCGTAGTGCAGACAGCCAATCATTCTTAGTAGAAACAATTACAGGTATTCATTCTGTTAAAGCTCATGCGGCTGAATCAGTAGCACGCGATCGCTGGGAAGGCTTATTTGCTCGTTTCGTGCGTACTGGTTTCAAAGCTTCCACAACTTCTAATATTAGCAGTAATATTGGCGACTTTCTCACTAATTTTTCTTCCTTACTAATACTGTGGTTTGGTGCAAAGTTAGTCATTGACCATAAACTAACAATTGGTCAGTTGGTAGCCTTTCAGATGCTTTCTGGCAGAGTCACCGGGCCACTGTTACGCCTAGTACAACTATGGCAAAATCTGCAACAAGTTCTACTTTCCGTAGACCGGATTGGTGATATTCTCAACGTCGCCCCAGAAGCAGAGATGGGAACTGGTTTAGTTTTACCACCCTTGAAAGGTCAGGTTAACTTTGAGCAAGTCTTTTTCCGGTACAAAGCCAATACCGAACCAGTGTTGCGCGGAATTTCATTCAATGTAGAACCAGGACAATTTGTCGGAATTGTGGGACGTAGTGGTTCTGGTAAAAGTACCCTTTCTAAGTTACTGCAAAGACTTTATCAAATTGAATCAGGACGCATCCTCATTGATGGTTTTGACATCAAAAGTGCAGATTTAGCGTCTTTACGGCAACAAACTAGCGTAGTTCTCCAAGAAGACTTTTTATTTAACGGTTCCATCCTGGAAAACATCACCCTTGGCAATCCTAATATTACCGCCGAGCAAGTAGTCGAAGCCGCCAGACTAGCCGTAGCCCACGACTTTATCAGTCAATTACCTTACGGTTACGAAACTAACGTAGGAGAAAGAGGCACAGCTTTATCTGGAGGACAAAGACAACGCATTGCCTTAGCAAGACTGTTCCTTTCTGACGCACCAATTTTAGTGTTAGATGAAGCTACCAGCGCGTTAGATAGTGAAACCGAACAACAAGTCCTGCAAAATCTAAAAAAAATATCTGCTAACCGTACGGTCTTTCTCATCGCTCACCGCTTTGCACCCTTAAAACGAGCAGATTTAATTCTCGTCTTAGAAAAAGGCGTAATTGCAGAACGAGGAACCCATACAGAACTATTGCAGCAAAAAGGCTTGTACTGGTCACTATATCAACGTCAACAAGCCAACGTATGA